CAAAAACTCGCCACTTGCTTATCAGGATTCCGTTACGCCCGAAGAGCTCCGTAAGCAATCCTTTGTCCTGTACAACGACGACTATGTCAAATGGTTCGTAGAGGATTTTGCCGCTACATACGGTCCTGTCGACATACTGTTCACCACAAACAACACAGAAGCCCTCCGCAATGCGATCCGGCAAAATCTCGCTGTTACGATCGGACTGGACTACTCTTTTGTTCATGAACCACATTTGCAAGACTCCGATTCGAGAACCCTTGATTTGGATATCCCTTATCAACAACCTATTTATTATGGCTGGGTCCGCTCTGCGGAACGGCATTACTCCCGCATTTCCATGAACTTTATCAATCGACTGCAATACGATTTGAAAAGCAAGAAATACTCCCCACTTCCTTAGTAAGCAAAAAGGCTGCCGCATTATTTTCGCGGACAGCCTTTTTCCATGCATTCCTATTGCGCTGGAGCAAGGAATGTCTGTTTATTCTTACCATCGATGATGAGAGCCGATCTAGCCTTCACCACTTGATTCTCGTACGTGAAATCTTTCTGTGAGAAATTGGCGATCACTTGCAAATCATCCCCATAAACTGCCTTTTGCACGAGTCTGTCTTCAGACAACACACGATAATCGGTCATCTCTTGCTGCACTGCTTTTTTATGGAAGGGAGACCACACCTTCAGATAGTTCATGATCAACTCTTGTTCAGCATCCCACATCTTTCTATCCACATGATAGAGCGGCGGGACATTGTAGAGCAGTTCTTTGAGCATGCGAGTACCGACTTCTCCCTTGATCTTCAGGCTACCCCACTCCCAGTGATGGCTTGTGATCACCGAGTTATTGTAAACCAGTTTGAATAGCGGCAAGGAGTACGCTGGATTAATGTACACATGCTGGTACTCTTCCTTAATCGGAACCTGCTTCTTGTAACGCTCTGGAATCTCACCCGCTGGGGACCAATAACCTCCCACATAATACGGGCTTTGCTTGTTTTTTCTCATATCTGGATCTGCCCATTTGATGACAGGCGTCTCAATCCCGTGGGCAAAAGCAATGCTTCTACTAGCGAAGTCGTTGCCCGTCTCAGAGCCAACGACCAATTTCTTTTCATCACGAATATAGTCCATCCGTGCAAGCTTCGCCTTCATATCCTGCGCTTCTGTCGTCGTGTGCTCAGGCGAATAATCATCGTTGAAATCCCCTGCTGCATCTACATCAATAAACCACGAGTTAAAAGCGACATCGTTACTCATGATTTCATCCATACGCTGCTTCACACTTGGCAGCGATAAGGTTGGATTCAACAATCTGCCACGTTGCAGAAAACCAGCCTTCTTTTCTCCATTTTTCTTCGTGATTGTCGCATTCTCATACAAGCTCTTATCCTCGAAAATAGCCGTATTCCAATCCTGATTCTCTTCCTTATGAATGGAATGGTACGAGTCGTAACTGGCGATCAAATAGCCTGTATCATTCGCCTGTTGAGTGAATGCTGGCTTCATGTAAGCGGCAGTCCAGTCCGGCAAGCCGATCCATGCATTCGTAATTCCGGCTGCTTTCATGTCCGTGAGCAGATCAGTAGAATCCGCATTGCCCCACTTTTCTATCGGTGGAACGGCATCCTGCAATACACTTTTCAGCAGTCGTTTGTTCAAGTCGTACAGCTGTGCTTCCGTCAGCTTGTCGATCCCTTTTCCGATGAGTTCTTTTGTCTTCTCATCGACGTTCGTAAATAGCTTCGGATTGTAAAACTCACGCGAGCGCAACGCATAGTTGAACCCGCTGATGATCGCTCTCTTCTGGTAGTCCGCGACGTAATCCTGTTTTTGAATCTCGCGGAATTGCTGGATGCTCTCTTTTCCATCCTCGCTGCTTTGCAAGAACTGCTCCATCCATCCGATGAAGTTCGCGTCCATTTTGGTTTTCAATGCACGCCATTTTACATCCTCAGCAGTCAGGAAGCTCTTGTTCCACAAATAAAAATGAGGAGCTCCGTACAGCTTTTCCACATCCGGGTTCGCTTTCGCTTTTTCTGCCAGAGTCAGCAGCTCTCCCTTTTCCTTTATATAATCCTTGTACACGCCTGCAATGCTGACTGGATCATTGTCTGTTACATACAAGCGAAATCCGTAGGTCTTGTCTGAATTAATCGTTGTGAACTCATGCGAGAACGTGAAGGAAATCGTCGGATCGACTGCAAAATCGACTGTACTGTTAAACAAGTTGTCCACCACGTACATGAGCGCGTACTTGTTCTTATTGACAGCAAAAAAGCGCATGGAGAATGACTCCGCGAAAGTAAGACTCTCCTCTTTGAAAAAGGACTGCCACTCTCTGTCGTCGGCAGGAATCCACTTGCCTTCCCCTAAAGGCAGCATATAGCTAGATCCTTTCACGGTAGGCCAGGAAAAGCTCTCTGTCCCTGTCGAGGTCAGGGTGATTTGCAAATGATCCTCTTTCTTTTGAAGCGAGACATCCAGCTTATCGTCTGGATAGCTCCAGGTAATCTCCTGCTCACCTTTTTGTACATTCGCTACCTTACGCGCTGGGATGGGCTCAGAAGCACTTTCCTTCACTCCGTCTTTCTCGACAAATACTTCGAAGGTCTCCGGCTTCACATCAAAAGTAAAATCTGCGTGTTGCTTCGTCTGCACTTGCCCGTTAGCATGGTTGCTCTCACAACCAACTACTACTTGGAGCATGAGGGCGAACACGATGAGTAAAATCGCTTTTCTTTTCATGAAATCCTCCTAGATCGAATAACTATGTATATCGTAATACGATGTACACATGCATAAAAAGCCATCGAAAACCTTGTCCAAGGTCACCTTACAACTCGGCGACCTCGGTCCATGAGGCTTCTTCGACTTATGTTGCTTTTACGAGGGTGTAGCGGACAAATCGTCATCGAAGCGAATGCTTTTCCTTCGCCTGTGTATCATGGCTGCTCCTAATCGAAACATTCCATAACCAATCAGTCCCCCGATTACATTCAGCAGCAGATCATCGACATCAAAGCTTCCTAATGCAAGAAAAAGCTGCAACGCTTCAATGATAAGACTGGCGGACAATGTGAGAAAAAACACGCGATGCATGTTTTGAAAGGACAAGAATAAAAGCGGCAAAAACAATCCCAGCGGCAAAAAAATAAGGATATTCCCTATCAAGTTATACATCACCGTACCGAAGCTGTAATGATCATAATGGAAGACGTAATCCACCAAGGTTTGAAATGGCTTCGTATTTTGAAAAAGATGCGTATATTGCGGGACACCGTATTCGATCATCCTCTGCTTCCATTCCACTGTAAAAGCTCTGCGCCGGAAGCGATCAGGCGACAATAACAAGAGATAGCTGGAGATCGCTACATACAAGAAAAACAACGTCATGAGCCATTTGCGGAAGTATTTATCAATGAGCGGCATCGATTCAGACAGTTCCCGGCTGATTGCCCCCGTAGGCCCAAATCGTTGAATGGTCAGAGAGACGGCCTGCTGTTCCTCGTAGCCTTCTTCGACCAACTCACTCTTCATGCTCCTTAAATGATCCATCAGCTCATCTTTGACATCCTGCTTTTCCCATCTGGAACACGGCAAACGCCTGACAACCCGCTCTGCGTACTCTTCCAGCTTCATTCGCTTACTCACTTCCCTCATTGACGAGCGTAATGAGTCTGCTCAAGCTCTGCCAATCCTTCATCTTGTCTTGAAGAAGTCCCTGGCCGGTCTTGGTAATCCGATAATATTTGCGGCGTCCGCCTTCGTTGGCTTCCCCCCAGTAAGACTCCACTGCCTTTTGCGTCTCCAGTCGCTTTAGGGCAGGGTATAATGTGCCCTCACCGATTTCATACAGCTCATCGCTTTTATCGCGAATCTTCTTGGCTAACTCATAGCCGTACTGATCTTTCTGTGCGATCAGCGAGAGAAGCAATAGATCGATGCTTCCTTTCAACAACTCCTTGTTCACAAAAGCATCTCCTCCCCGTGACATGCCTAGAGATTATCACACTATACCTCGTGATACAAGGTAGTTCACCAAGGAAATTTGCAAAAAGAAGTTTTGGTGCTATGTAATTATTGACAATAACAAAATAGGTAATATAGACTATATTCGACAACATTTTTCATGAGTCTACATACTTTCGGATGATCATTCCTTTCTATACACAATCAGATTATAGGCCCATAGAACGAAGCAAAAAGAAAATTTTCACTTTTTTGGAGCAGGTTCCTTTTCATTCGTGACTTCATTCTCTCTAACAGGAGGCACTTACATGCTTGCCGACTTTCCGATGATCGTTCTGAATACGGTTCTCTTAGCCTATTTTGCAATTGGTGTGCTATTTTTGTATTCCGAATCTAAATTTTTGCGTAAAATGAAGACTCGTAGAAATAGATAAGCAGATTTTTAGATAAAGGAGTTTGCACGTACATTGAGATCTTTTTTCCGCCAATTTCTGCCACGTCAGAATCAACCCCAAGAAATTACCTACAAGGAACTGGAATCGAAATTGATCAAAGCTGCTCGCTACGATCTGTCTTCAAGCCACCTCTACATCCGTTTTCACGATGGACGAGAGCTCGTTTACTGTCGGGTCACTCCTTACGCTTACAATGCGTTTTTAAATGCTGACTCGTTCAGTGATCATTTTCATTCGTTCATCAGCCAACGGTACTTGAACTATCAGGTGATGTAGCCTGTCTATACAAAATGCCCTCAATCTGTCTTCTCGACACTGAGGGCATTTGTTGTTGATCTTCCTATTTTAATGCACGATGCAAAAAAGTTTTGGTCCGCTCAAATTTAGCGTTTGTAAACAATTGCTCAGGTGTTCCCGACTCTACGAATTCCCCGTTGTCCATAAACATGATTTGGTTCGCCACCTCGCGTGCGAATCCCATCTCATGCGTCACAACCATCATCGTCATATGCTCCTGGGCAAGCTGCTTGATGACTTGCAGGACCTCACCCGTCAGTTCTGGATCGAGCGCAGACGTAGGCTCGTCAAACAACAATATTTGCGGATTCATCATCAGTGCTCTGGCGATCGCCACACGCTGCTTCTGTCCACCTGAGAGCTTCGCCGGATACGCGTCTGCCTTATCAGACAGGCCGACCTTTTCCAAGAGATCTGCACTCTTTCTGTGGATGTCCTGGGGCGCCTCACCTTTGACTACGCGTGGTGCAATCTCCAGATTTTCTTTTACTGTGAGATGAGGAAACAGATTAAAATGCTGAAAGACCATGCCCATTCTCGATGTGATCTGCTTGATTTCCTGGTTACTGGCATAAACGCCGTCCTTCACCAAATAATCATCCTGCACACGAATGCTGCCACCATTCACCTGCTCCAGATTGACCAAGCTGCGTAGCATCGTGCTTTTGCCGGAGCCAGAAGGCCCGATTACTGCCACGACTTCGTTCTTTTTCACCGAAAACGAGACATCTCGCAAAACTTCCTGATTACCAAACGATTTCTTTAGATTCGATACTTGAATGATTTCCATATTGCGCCAGCCCTTTATTCGAATTTGAATCTTTTCTCCAGCCACTTAAAGAACAACGTCAACAATAGCGTCATCAACAAATAAATGATTCCCGCAATAAAAAACGGAACGATGGTAAAATCGCGATTCACAGCCGTTTGTGCAAAGTGAAGCAATTCTGGGACGGCAACCGCATAGAGCAGCGCTGTGTCTTTTACGAGCGTAATGGATTCATTTGCGACAGCAGGTAAAGCCACGCGAAACATTTGCGGCAAAATAATCTTGTTGGTTGTCTGCCATTTGCTAAAGCCGAGGACCTGTGCCGCCTCGTACTGTCCTTTGTCGATCGATAGCAGTCCTCCACGGAAAATCTCCGCGAAATACGCTGCGTAGTTCAGCACGAAGCCGAGGCATGCAGCTACGAATCGATCCATAACCAAGTATTCTCCGATCACTGGCAAGAGGGGGAGGCCAAAGACAAAAAACAATAGCTGTAATAATAGAGGCGTTCCACGCATGACATACACATAGGTGTGCGCGAACCAAGACAGACCTTTGTTGCTGCTATTCGCCATTAAGGTAATAAGAAATCCCAATGGGATCGATGCCAGAATAGCGATGAAGAACAGTAACACCGTCATCTGCGCCCCTTCTAGCATAGGCACGGTAATGGAGATAATATAGTCTAAGCTCATCTGGTATGCTCCTAATCCTTATAATAAAGCGTGGCTTCGCCAATCATTCGGCGAAGCCATCGTATCTTCCGTTTATTTCAACACGCGATTTTCGCCAAACCATTTTTCCGATATTTTAGCTGCTGTTCCATCCTGATTCATGGTATCCAAGGCTTTTTGCAGTTCGTTCAATAACGCCTCGTTCCCTTTTTTGACGCCCACTCCATACTCCTCAGGAGCAAGTGATTCTTCCAACAGCTTAAAGGTTCCAGATTCTTTTGCCATGTAGTAATCGGCTACAATCTGGTCGATGACAACTGCTTCCACGCGCCCAATCTTCATATCGCTCAATGCCAGTACATTATCAGGATACTCTGTAATTGATTTGACCTGATTTTTCATGTCATTTGCATTGACAGCGTCAGCTGCGGAAGACAGCTTTTGCAAACCAATTCCTTTACCGGCCAAGTCTGACAGCTTTGTCAAGTTGCTATTTGCCATCGTAACAACTACTTGCGCGTTTTTCAGATAAGGCTTGGTAAAGAGAAC
This genomic stretch from Brevibacillus sp. DP1.3A harbors:
- a CDS encoding amino acid ABC transporter ATP-binding protein, whose product is MEIIQVSNLKKSFGNQEVLRDVSFSVKKNEVVAVIGPSGSGKSTMLRSLVNLEQVNGGSIRVQDDYLVKDGVYASNQEIKQITSRMGMVFQHFNLFPHLTVKENLEIAPRVVKGEAPQDIHRKSADLLEKVGLSDKADAYPAKLSGGQKQRVAIARALMMNPQILLFDEPTSALDPELTGEVLQVIKQLAQEHMTMMVVTHEMGFAREVANQIMFMDNGEFVESGTPEQLFTNAKFERTKTFLHRALK
- a CDS encoding VanZ family protein is translated as MSKRMKLEEYAERVVRRLPCSRWEKQDVKDELMDHLRSMKSELVEEGYEEQQAVSLTIQRFGPTGAISRELSESMPLIDKYFRKWLMTLFFLYVAISSYLLLLSPDRFRRRAFTVEWKQRMIEYGVPQYTHLFQNTKPFQTLVDYVFHYDHYSFGTVMYNLIGNILIFLPLGLFLPLLFLSFQNMHRVFFLTLSASLIIEALQLFLALGSFDVDDLLLNVIGGLIGYGMFRLGAAMIHRRRKSIRFDDDLSATPS
- a CDS encoding amino acid ABC transporter substrate-binding protein, with product MKKIAWMSLLLSAMVSLVVGCSSAKTGADANKLIIGVDDKFAPMGFRDEKNELVGFDIDYARAAGEKMGKQVEFQPIDWSAKESELNSGRIDLIWNGYTITDERKEKVLFTKPYLKNAQVVVTMANSNLTKLSDLAGKGIGLQKLSSAADAVNANDMKNQVKSITEYPDNVLALSDMKIGRVEAVVIDQIVADYYMAKESGTFKLLEESLAPEEYGVGVKKGNEALLNELQKALDTMNQDGTAAKISEKWFGENRVLK
- a CDS encoding PadR family transcriptional regulator, translating into MNKELLKGSIDLLLLSLIAQKDQYGYELAKKIRDKSDELYEIGEGTLYPALKRLETQKAVESYWGEANEGGRRKYYRITKTGQGLLQDKMKDWQSLSRLITLVNEGSE
- a CDS encoding amino acid ABC transporter permease, whose translation is MSLDYIISITVPMLEGAQMTVLLFFIAILASIPLGFLITLMANSSNKGLSWFAHTYVYVMRGTPLLLQLLFFVFGLPLLPVIGEYLVMDRFVAACLGFVLNYAAYFAEIFRGGLLSIDKGQYEAAQVLGFSKWQTTNKIILPQMFRVALPAVANESITLVKDTALLYAVAVPELLHFAQTAVNRDFTIVPFFIAGIIYLLMTLLLTLFFKWLEKRFKFE
- a CDS encoding glycoside hydrolase; amino-acid sequence: MKRKAILLIVFALMLQVVVGCESNHANGQVQTKQHADFTFDVKPETFEVFVEKDGVKESASEPIPARKVANVQKGEQEITWSYPDDKLDVSLQKKEDHLQITLTSTGTESFSWPTVKGSSYMLPLGEGKWIPADDREWQSFFKEESLTFAESFSMRFFAVNKNKYALMYVVDNLFNSTVDFAVDPTISFTFSHEFTTINSDKTYGFRLYVTDNDPVSIAGVYKDYIKEKGELLTLAEKAKANPDVEKLYGAPHFYLWNKSFLTAEDVKWRALKTKMDANFIGWMEQFLQSSEDGKESIQQFREIQKQDYVADYQKRAIISGFNYALRSREFYNPKLFTNVDEKTKELIGKGIDKLTEAQLYDLNKRLLKSVLQDAVPPIEKWGNADSTDLLTDMKAAGITNAWIGLPDWTAAYMKPAFTQQANDTGYLIASYDSYHSIHKEENQDWNTAIFEDKSLYENATITKKNGEKKAGFLQRGRLLNPTLSLPSVKQRMDEIMSNDVAFNSWFIDVDAAGDFNDDYSPEHTTTEAQDMKAKLARMDYIRDEKKLVVGSETGNDFASRSIAFAHGIETPVIKWADPDMRKNKQSPYYVGGYWSPAGEIPERYKKQVPIKEEYQHVYINPAYSLPLFKLVYNNSVITSHHWEWGSLKIKGEVGTRMLKELLYNVPPLYHVDRKMWDAEQELIMNYLKVWSPFHKKAVQQEMTDYRVLSEDRLVQKAVYGDDLQVIANFSQKDFTYENQVVKARSALIIDGKNKQTFLAPAQ
- a CDS encoding KTSC domain-containing protein, encoding MRSFFRQFLPRQNQPQEITYKELESKLIKAARYDLSSSHLYIRFHDGRELVYCRVTPYAYNAFLNADSFSDHFHSFISQRYLNYQVM